One genomic region from Chelmon rostratus isolate fCheRos1 chromosome 11, fCheRos1.pri, whole genome shotgun sequence encodes:
- the LOC121614271 gene encoding cystatin-like — protein MFAWVCIFVCASVARFVAAEHEMTGRPHEVPANSSAVLTAARFALGEFNRANAADQFAYKIVNITSAKIQVVAGINYILEVLLGRTMCKTSATTDSEPCVYHSEPKELRCHFIVTEIPWEDSRVLTRKKCHQIN, from the exons ATGTTCGCCTGGGTTTGTATCTTCGTCTGCGCTTCGGTCGCCCGTTTTGTCGCCGCCGAACATGAGATGACCGGTCGGCCGCACGAAGTCCCCGCGAACAGCAGCGCGGTTCTGACGGCGGCGCGGTTCGCCCTGGGCGAATTCAACAGAGCCAACGCTGCGGACCAATTTGCCTACAAAATTGTGAACATAACATCGGCCAAAATCCAG GTGGTCGCGGGGATAAACTACATCCTGGAAGTCCTGCTCGGTCGCACGATGTGCAAGACGAGCGCCACGACTGACAGTGAGCCATGTGTTTACCACTCTGAACCCAAG GAGCTTCGGTGCCACTTCATCGTTACAGAGATCCCTTGGGAGGATTCACGTGTGCTCACTCGAAAGAAGTGCCACCAGATTAATTGA
- the LOC121613755 gene encoding exportin-5 has product MTDQVATMCDQLFKAVNVMMDAETSQIYRLEALKFCEEFKETSSFCVPCGLQLADKAQPAVVRHFGLQILEHVIKYRWNNMQQQEKVQLKECAMQLLSNGTHSILEEESHIKDVLSRIIVEMIKREWPQHWPDMLKEMEALTSQGEAQTELVMLILLRLAEDVITFQTLPTQRRRDIQQTLTQNMENIFSFMMAILHINVEDYRKLKGSPGHELQARAHCRVAVATLNTLAGYIDWVSLVHITSGNCHLLEILCLLLSEPELQLEAAECLLIAISRKGKLEDRKPFMLLFDDVAIHYILSAAQSADGLAICKKSPESQAVEVVERRYIFLKRLCQVLCALGGQLCSLVGSDVEVEVPANLSKYMEALLAFTTHSSQFLKSSTLATWGSLFRHETLSKEAVVVEMTIKYLRASMTNLVKTGFPSRDDNPSCEYSRVDFDSDEDFNLFFNSFRAQQGEVVRGACRIVPLEAFQIAAEWLQYQIASPIDTGDTTSKTAEGLCSLLSPSVVQWDAMTVFMECMVAQIFKNLEEEKLPIDQSMELLQAVLNYETKDPLILSCVLTNVSALFPFTIRRQHFLPQILYKLFKAITFEVGQENKAPRTRAVKNVRRHACSSIIKICRDYPKFILPCFDMFYNHVKKLFSGDATLTHMEKCSLMEALVLISNQFKDFAKQKAFLDELMASVVSEWTSDEMRHVLRDPAMFLSFVGADQVVTEQSKDTDTAGLNRGRLSFCLYAMLGVVKRAHWPADLEEAKAGGFVVGYTPAGAPIYRNPCTSQFLVLLPNLLALIRTQNSLFLPENMARLSETFSRAHEVMDAEKNVVLGLSQHLLDIYDSPVYRTNLERMQGFFATLYDNCFHVLGNAGVSLQQDFYTIERLAEEIAASAFVSLDHVPDHRLRPMIRVFLRQLVLSCPQEYYDSLLCPLLGPLFAYMLQRLNVKWQVINQRTSVNGEDEEEAVCQESQVTQEMLEEQLVRLLTREVLDLLSVSCISKKVPEPAANKEEIEEEDMMMDSVQTPSPAQPTEELTELGKCLMKHENIYMTLLTLSFTSLSWKDTTNCHRTASMVCWTLLRQVVGGNLLPEAVTWFYTSVLRGLQVHGQHEVCNSTLSQLAMLIYENLRPRYMELRTVMTQIPNISVEALDQYDHRLIDPNAQKAGDKKRKDQFKKLIAGTVGKALCQQFRKEVHIRNLPSLFKKPKPDKDALNSEALGLAALFSPENNTL; this is encoded by the exons ATGACTGACCAGGTGGCTACCATGTGCGATCAGCTTTTCAAAGCTGTGAATGTGATGATGGATGCAGAAACAAGCCAAATTTACCGACTGGAGGCCCTAAAG TTTTGCGAAGAGTTTAAAGAGACCAGCTCCTTCTGTGTCCCATGCGGCTTACAATTAGCCGACAAAGCCCAGCCAGCTGTAGTGAGACACTTTGGTTTGCAAATCCTGGAGCACGTCATCAA gtacCGATGGAACAACATGCAACAACAAGAGAAAGTCCAGTTGAAGGAATGTGCCATGCAGCTGTTATCAAAT GGTACTCATTCTatcctggaggaggagagccaCATCAAAGATGTCCTGTCACGAATCATAGTGGAAATGATAAAGAGAGAATGGCCTCAGCATTGGCCAGATATGCTGAAAGAGATGGAGGCTCTCACTAGCCAAGGG GAGGCACAGACGGAGCTGGTGATGTTGATCCTGCTGAGGCTGGCGGAGGACGTGATCACCTTCCAGACGTTGCCCACCCAACGACGCAGAGACATCCAGCAAACGCTCACccaaaacatggaaaacatctTCAGTTTCATGATGGCAATTCTGCATATTAATGTTGAGGACTACCGTAAACTG AAAGGTTCACCCGGACATGAACTGCAG GCCCGAGCTCACTGTCGAGTCGCTGTGGCTACGTTGAATACTCTTGCAGGCTACATAGACTGGGTGTCTCTGGTGCACATTACCTCCGGAAACTGTCATCTACTGgagattttgtgtttgctgctgagtgaaccggagctgcagctggaggcaGCTGAGTGTTTGCTCATTGCTATCAGCCGGAAG GGCAAACTGGAGGATAGGAAGCcattcatgctgctgtttgatgatgTAGCCATCCACTACATTCTTTCTGCAGCCCA ATCAGCAGATGGACTGGCAATATGTAAAAAATCTCCTGAATCGCA agcagtggaggtggtggagcgGCGCTACATCTTCCTGAAGAGGCTGTGTCAGGTCTTGTGTGCGCTGGGAGGCCAGCTCTGCTCATTAGTG GGTTCAGATGTAGAGGTTGAAGTACCTGCAAATCTCAGCAAGTACATGGAGGCCTTGTTAGCCTTCACTACACATTCCAGCCAG tttttaaaGTCATCCACTCTGGCTACTTGGGGATCTTTGTTCAGACATGAGACTCTGTCGAAGGAGGCGGTTGTTGTGGAGATGACCATCAAATACCTCAGAGCGTCTATGACCAACTTAGTCAAG aCTGGATTCCCCTCTAGAGATGATAACCCCAGTTGCGAATACTCCCGTGTGGACTTTGACAGCGATGAGGACTTCAATTTGTTCTTTAATT CTTTTCGAGCGCAGCAGGGAGAGGTGGTGAGGGGTGCATGTCGCATTGTTCCTCTGGAGGCTTTCCAGATAGCAGCAGAGTGGCTGCAGTATCAAATCGCGAGCCCTATTGACACAGGGGACACCacat CTAAGACTGCTGAGGGCCTGTGCTCCCTCCTGTCGCCGTCAGTGGTCCAGTGGGATGCGATGACCGTCTTCATGGAGTGTATGGTCGCACAGATCTTCAAAaatctggaggaggag AAGTTGCCCATAGATCAGAgcatggagctgctgcaggctgtgctGAACTACGAAACTAAAGACCCGCTCATCTTGTCCTGTGTGCTCACCAACGTCTCTGCTCTGTTCCCGTTTACCATACGAAGACAGCACTTCCTGCCACAGATCCTGTACAAG CTCTTTAAAGCCATCACATTTGAGGTCGGTCAGGAAAACAAG GCACCTCGGACCCGAGCTGTAAAGAACGTGAGGAGGCACGCCTGCTCTTCCATCATCAAAATTTGCCGGGATTACCCAAAGTTCATCTTG CCTTGTTTTGACATGTTCTACAATCACGTGAAGAAGCTGTTCTCAGGCGACGCCACGCTGACACACATGGAGAAATGTTCCCTGATGGAAGCTCTGGTGCTCATCAGTAACCAGTTCAAAGACTTTGCAAAGCAGAAGGCTTTTCTGGATGAACTGATGGCTTCAGTGGTTTCAGAATGGACCTCAGATGAGATGAGGCA tgtgctgAGGGACCCTGCCATGTTCCTGTCCTTTGTTGGAGCTGATCAGGTGGTCACTGAACAAAGTAAAGATACAGACACTGCGGGCCTTAATCGAGGGAGG TTGAGTTTCTGTTTGTATGCCATGCTGGGGGTGGTGAAGCGTGCACACTGGCCTGCAGATCTGGAGGAAGCTAAGGCTGGTGGCTTTGTGGTGGGCTACACCCCCGCAGGAGCTCCCATATACAGAAACCCCTGCACCTCTCAGTTCCTGGTCTTGCTGCCCAACCTGCTGGCTCTAATAAG GACTCAGAACAGTCTGTTCCTGCCTGAGAACATGGCTCGTCTGAGTGAGACCTTCTCCAGGGCCCATGAGGTGATggatgcagagaaaaatgtggTTCTTG GTCTCTCTCAGCACCTTCTGGATATCTATGACTCTCCAGTGTATAGAACCAACCTGGAGCGCATGCAGGGATTTTTCGCCACATTGTATGACAACTG CTTCCACGTCCTGGGGAATGCAGGTGTGTCCCTGCAGCAGGATTTCTACACCATAGAGAGGCTGGCTGAAGAAATAGCTGCTTCTGCTTTTGTCTCCCTCGACCATGTGCCTGACCACAGACTTCGTCCTATGATTC GAGTGTTCCTGAGGCAGCTGGTGCTATCGTGTCCTCAGGAGTACTACGACAGTCTGCTCTGCCCCCTGCTGGGCCCTCTGTTTGCCTACATGCTGCAG AGGCTCAACGTCAAGTGGCAGGTCATCAACCAGAGGACCTCTGTCAA tggcgaggatgaggaggaggcggtGTGTCAGGAGAGCCAGGTAACGCAGGAgatgctggaggagcagctggtcCGCCTGCTCACCAGGGAGGTGCTGGATCTCCTCT CTGTGAGCTGTATTTCCAAAAAAGTGCCTGAACCAGCAGCAAATAAGGAGGAAATAGAGG AGGAAGACATGATGATGGATTCAGTGCAGACGCCGTCTCCTGCGCAGCCCACAGAGGAGCTGACCGAGCTGGGAAAATGCCTGATGAAACACGAG aACATCTACATGACCCTGTTGACCCTCTCCTTCACCTCACTGTCATGGAAGGACACCACTAACTGTCACCGCACTGCTTCCATGGTCTGCTGGACCCTTCTGCGGCAG GTCGTAGGGGGGAATCTTCTTCCTGAGGCTGTCACGTGGTTCTATACCAGTGTTCTTCGGGGTCTTCAGGTTCATGGGCAGCATGAGGTCTGCAACTCCACCCTCTCTCAGCTGGCCATGCTCATCTATGAAAACCTG CGGCCTCGCTACATGGAGCTGAGAACAGTGATGACCCAGATCCCAAACATCAGTGTGGAGGCTCTGGACCAGTACGATCACAGGCTCATAGACCCCAATGCCCAGAAAGCTGGagacaagaagaggaaagacCAGTTCAAGAAGCTCATTGCAGGGACTGTTGGG AAAGCTCTGTGCCAGCAGTTCAGGAAGGAGGTTCATATCCGGAATCTTCCATCGCTCTTTAAAAAGCCGAAGCCGGACAAGGATGCACTGAACAGTGAAGCTCTGGGCCTGGCAGCTCTCTTCTCCCCGGAGAATAACACCCTGTAG